Genomic window (Helianthus annuus cultivar XRQ/B chromosome 3, HanXRQr2.0-SUNRISE, whole genome shotgun sequence):
GTCCAGCCTGGGCGAGCAGTTTTAGCCCACAAACGTATTGGATCAACCCGTTGGCCATAACACGTGAATGTGTATGAAAGGCGAAAGAGGCTTCGAGCATCACGAATGGGCGCGGAGGCAGCTGCATGTTGCATACAATGTCATATAATACAACGTAAAAAAACATTCATGCATGTCGGGGGGGGGAGTGGAGGTTTTCCTGTTTTGTGGCTTCTGTTTGTTTTTGGGGATTGCCAAGGTTTCTGGCAGTGGATGGTTTGGATCTGCCATTGGCGCCTTTAATCAGGTTAGTAACTTATTTTCATATTTATATGCGTGCCTGATTTTTATTCAATaaagtcttttttttttaacaacaatcTTCCAATCCAGCAGATGAGATTAAACCTCATGATAACATGATCTTTGTATGCAAACTAAATCCAGTAGCTGAAGTAAGTTGTTAATGTTTTAACATAGTATATATGCTGATTCTACTTTATTAAATTTCTCTCTTTTTTAACATAGGATGAGGATCTAAATACTATCTTTTCACGTTTTGGAACCGTGACCTCGTAAGTCATCAAATCTTGAAGTGTTTTATCTGAACATATCCATTTTCTTGTTGGAATAGTTGTTATAATTCATAAACTTTTGCAGAACTGATATAATCCGTGACTATAAAACCGGTGACAGCTTGTGATATGCTTTTATTGGTGAGCCGTTATGATTCCTTGATATTTTAGTCTAAGACAGATTAATTTTAATCTGAAAATGTCATTTATATTTCAGAGTTTAAGCCAGTTATATTTCAGAGTTTGAAAATGTTATTTATATATCGTGCAATAGTGAAGCATTACACTTTTGGCGTGGGCACAACTCCTAAGCGTCGCCACATTATTTGAATACATAAAAGAGAAAGGCACAACTGTGAACACACTTAAATAAGCTTAAGAATGAGCATTGCCATATCAGCAAGAACCCTCCTGATCATCCCTACCATCGTCTAGCACATCAGTAACATCCTTACGATCAACCCGCAccccatcatcatcttcatgcgAGTCTTCAACGCAGCTGAAAAGAAACATTTAAAAACGTGTTGGCACAAAATTCGAACGGATAAACATTCGAAATAGGGGAGAATTGGAAAGGGTATCTTACAACTTTCTAAGTTTGCGTCCAGTCACAGGGGTCAGCGGCGAGAGGTTCGAACCACGCTTTAGGGAGCCGGATGGTGTTGCACCCAAACCATTCGCAACAGTATCAACGCTCTTATCCGCATCATCCATATCAGGGCCAACAATCTTCGCACAAGTGAAGCTCTCATAGTCCCCAAAATGGTAGTATGTATGGCTCTTAATCTCAAAAGTGTGTTTTGTTCCAA
Coding sequences:
- the LOC118490300 gene encoding uncharacterized protein LOC118490300 is translated as MSTVVVLFDEAAEQLVKRTARSLVEEQLKDTSIDAPILPSALAALIGTKHTFEIKSHTYYHFGDYESFTCAKIVGPDMDDADKSVDTVANGLGATPSGSLKRGSNLSPLTPVTGRKLRKFCVEDSHEDDDGVRVDRKDVTDVLDDGRDDQEGSC